The Scylla paramamosain isolate STU-SP2022 chromosome 30, ASM3559412v1, whole genome shotgun sequence DNA window TATTCATATTCATCATCTTTCCCTTATCGcatttcgtttttgttttttttctagctttccTTTTATTGGGTTTCTTGCTTCATTCGCTTTTAGACCTTTAAAACTGCTCTCCACTTTTTAAtactcctccttctactcctcttggtcgttccttctttttttttcagcttttattcactgtttcattttcaaggatttttttagcttatttctttccacttgtGAGACTTTCtcatatcttatttatttatttatttatatatatatatatattttttttttggctgagTATCGTCTTCATTCGGGAACTGGCGACTGAAATCGAGGAACACACTTAAATTAAGACTGGActctatatatatgtacatgtaAAAAAATAGCGATGAAATATCCACGCCTCCTCAATTTGGAGTGCTTAGTTTTGCGCTCCAGCGTTTCTCAATAATTTGATAACAGTCCGAACCCGCAAGTATAGGAAATATGTTAGGTagtgaggaaatgagggaatCGATAGGGACGCGGCACCCTCGCACCTAATAAACCTTGGACAGGGCGCGGATTCTCCCCATCTTGGCCTGCGGCGCCTCCTGTCGACGCCTCCTGTAGACGGCAGGCGTGAGGAGTCCCGATTGGAGGGGCGTGCCGGAGGATGAGACTgaccttgcacacacacacacacacacacacacacagcaccagcCAAAGACGTGTCCTTGGCCACACCCGTGAGAGAGATAGACACCAAGTCCAAGTCCAAGTGGGGGCCACTACACGCGCACCATTCAGCAGCCAGTGACACACACGAGCCACACACAGGAGCCAGAGGGCCGCCACGGGCACACCTCAGACGGTCGTTTCAAAGTCCATGTCGGTGTAGTCGAGAGCATAGGCACTTAAACTTTTCTCCTTTGGGAGGATCGACTCCTGCGTGGACACCCTCCTGGCGTCCTGCTGCCGCTTCTTGGCCTTCTGCTGGCGGTGGCGGCTCACGGCGGAGATGGTGATGGAGAGCAGAGTGAGCAGGGTGAGGACCGCGATGGTGAGGTACAGCCACGGGATGCGCTCCAGCAGGCAGTTAGCCACGGTCTCGTCACTACctgcagaagagaggaagagatgaatgtGAGAGAAATAAAGGCGAAACAAGAGTTTACCTGAGCGAGCGATATGGTgtcactgaacaaaaaaaagatatgcagGGAGCCAGCCAAGGCCGGTGGTCGCCTCACCCTTGGGGCAGTGCTGGCGGCCGTCGCACCACAGCTCGGAGGGGATGCACGCCTGGATTTCTGGGCACAGTTCCTTGCAAGGAGCGTGATTTggctcctccttccactcctcagCCGCCCCGGCACCAGACCGCCATAGGAGGCGTCCCTGTTCTGCGGGGCCACCGGGAGTCCAGGTGGTGAGCCACCGAAGGCGAAGCTGCGAGGCGCTGCGAGGTTGCCAGGCCACCACCAGCGTCGAACCGAGACCACCTGGCTCTCGTAGGTCCAGCTCATGAACGGAGGACGTGTCGTCAGTGTCATCTTTCTGTTCTGTAGCCTCGACCTCCTGCTCCTCGCCGGGTGTGGTCTGACCCGGGAGGCGCGGTGTGGAGGAGGGCGGCGGCCAGAAGAaggtgatggcggcggcggggtCTGCTGCGGGACACACGCCTAGCACCGGGTCTGCCTGGCCGGGTACGTGAAAAAACAGCCTGGTATCGGAGGCGCAGGTGCCGTTGTCCAGGCTGGCGCGGGGCAGCGTGAGGAAGAGCGCGTGTTTGGGCGGCGTCTTAAGCAGCCACGGGAAGCCCTCGCACTTGGTCTTTGtgtccgaggaggaggaggaggccaccaCCTCCCCCGCAGCGCCCGTCAGCACCCTGGTGGCTCCGATGCACCCCGGCGCCTGCAGGAACTCGTAAGTGGCGTTGAAGGAGTAGTGCGTGTAGTCCTCGTGGGTGAGCATGCCACGGATGGTCATGTTGAGAGTGAGGTCTGGCCCGTGGGACACCTCCGTCAGGGGAATGTCGTCCTGGGAACAGACGCACGCCAGCGGCAGCTCGACGTTGGCCCACGGCCACTCGGACACCGACATGGACATGTGGGTGGCGGCGCCAGGCAGGCAGCGCAGCGCCTTGGTCTGCCGGTTCACCTCTCTGCGGCACCCCGATGATCCCGTCTGTaggttggtgatggtgaggcgAACCACCTGGTCCGGTGCACCCAGCAGGCGCCACGAGCACGACACTGCTGACCGCCCACCGCGCCCGTACAGGAACACGTCCCGCGGCGCCGTGAAGGAGAGGTTGCCGCTGGACGCGCCGTCGCTCCGGATAACGCGGGTGCAGGGGTCGTCCACCCACTCCCCAGCCTGCCGCCGGTCCACAAACTCGTACCTGGAGAGAGGCGGTCCTTAATGATTTTTTCGTGCTCCCGCCGTAAGAGAAATTCGGAATGGAAATTTAGTACTATGGgtgttgtcagtgtgtgtgtgtgtgtgtgtgtgtgtgcgggcgaGGGTAAAGATATTCCTAAGAATGCTGGGAGATCTTTGATTTAATTCTTACCTGAACAGAAAGGAGACTTTGGTGACAATGCTTCCGTCCCCGTAAAACTGAGACACACTGAGGCTCTTGCCGCTGGATACGTAAGACTCGTTCCTATCACAGGGTCTGGCGAGGGTGTCCTCCCTTAGCCGGCGTGCCCGGTGACAAGTGCGCATCTCGGAGCCGCGGCAGTGGGTATCGATGGTGGTACCATTCGGCCACACCCCGTCTGCGATGGTGAGCTGCGTGGTGCACAGCTTGCCCTGCAGCTTGGCCAGCTGCGTGGTCCTGGTGTAGTACACGAAGGTGATCCACACCACCTGGTCGGGCGAGCCGAGAAACTGCCACACGCAGGTGGTGTTGGGCGGCACGCTGTGGCTAGCACCCTCCACCCAGCCGCTGCTGTTGTCGCTGCTGCGGATCACCACGCGACAGTCCTCCCCAATGGCGTCTTGCGGGATGAAGCGGGTCTCCGCCTTCAGCTCAAATCCTGCCAGGTGTGTCCACGGCATCTCGTGCACTGGTTTGTCGAAGGCCGAGGTGGTGAACTCTATGAGGACGTCTGGCCCGGAGGACACGATCTCCGGCACGATGTCGCCGCGGCAGAAGGTGATGAGCACGGGTGAGGTGGTGGAGTTGCCGTCGTACACACGGACGTAGTCCCCCACGTAGTAACAGTCCCCATACAGCTTGAGGTGCCGCTCGGCCGTGTCGTGGGGCTGCGCCTGACTCTTGATGTGCACGAGGCGTCCGTCTTTCTGGCTGAGGACCATAATGGCCTTCGTGCCGGCGGGCGTCTTGGCTTGCCTCAGGTGGTAGTAGCAGGTGGTGTTGCGCGGGTACATGCCAGGAAAGTTCGGGGACTGCACGTAGCACGGCTGCTGGTCACAGTTGGAGAAGAAGGCGTTGCACACCGTTGTTTTGTCCCGCAGGCCCAGGTACTTGGGATGCGCCTGCCTCCCATAACGCACCACAGCGTCCTCTCGGCGGAGAAATTGGTACGTCATCTTGACGTAGAAACTCGGGAAGTCGTCGAGGGCGGTGAGGTCGTTGACGGTCGGGAGCCGCGTGATGATGACGGACACGGAGGGCGTCTCGGAGTAATATATGGCCAGTCCAAGGCCGTCCCCGCACCAAAAGCCCGGCCTGCAAGGGAGAGGAGCGGTGAGTAACGCTGCACATTTAGCCCAACTAGCATTTCAGACAGGCTGTGTGGGATGCAAGAACAAGACCCAGTGAGGACTCGCGGCGCTGGGGAGGCGGCGACAACATGACTGAAAGATCCTATTCCTGCTGCTTATTTTGTTCACTCTCTCAAATTGCATAATAGATGAGGAATACGAAAGCTTCTAAACCAGTGCCGTAACTTCGCAATATTACGACTTATAAAAATGATAACAGGtattaataaggaaaaaataaataaaatgctatCCAGTGATCCAGTATGATTGAATAcaatctatgtgtgtgtgtgtgtgttcaaggagaggagggtgaaCAGTAGCGGTTTATGAGTATATTAATCGTCATTTTCTTGGGCACGCAGCACGCGCACCATCACGGAGTAGTGGGTGTGCCCGGGGCGGTGGCGTACACTACCCACGGAAGGGGGGGAGTGTCCGCACTGCGGGCTGTCGTCCATTGTTCACTGACTGCCGCGAACATTTTGCCGCCTTGCATTATTAAGGGATGAGGCGGATGCGGCGTGTCTTTGCGGGAATACTGGGGCTGTGGTGTGTCCTTGCGGCTTTAGGGACATGTCTCTTAACTCCATTCTGTTTGACACGGACACAGAAcactgaaaggaaggaaacagtgaaTCGACAGTGAAAAGCATCAGCAGGGGGCGAGGTGAGGCGTGGCGAGGCGTAGCGAGCGGAATACTCACTAAATTACTTTTGCTTTAACTATTAAACCACCACAGCTTCGGTTGTTGTCGTACTTATGTTTTAAAGGAGAACAGCCACGCCCACgtaaccctcccttcccttcttcctcaccgACGCCCCGCAGGTGGATCGGGCACGTCTCCCATAACGCACCAACGCCTCCCGCTGGGCATATAATTCTGTGAACTTGAGCAGAGTCCCTCTCTTGAGTTTGCGTGCGAGGGATGCACGTTTTCTCTCGCATTCCCTCATCTGGAAGTCAAGTCTGCGGGTGCCTCAGGATTCTTGAGCTGAAGTCTTTATGGaggagaatcagagagagaggaagggggggtgAGGCAGGAAGGTGGGGcgatgggagagaaagagacaaatgtGCTCACATATCATCGATTTTTGTAGTTATAAAGTGTTATGTTGTGTCAGTATACACCGCACTTAGAAGGCAGTCTTGTattgaaaattttttttcaatgtatgtatgtatgtatgtatggatgtatgtacGTAAGCACTTATTTATgcatttgtttgtatgtttgtatgtactcGTAGTTGCTATGGTATCATGACTTATCCCAATTATCATAATTACTATTGTTATCTTACGTATCCCACATTACCTCTCACAaaggaacaacaataagaatGACATACCTTATAATTGCTTCATCATCCTATTACTATCTTTTCCTCACATCCACCCTCACCTTTTACCTCACTGGGACAACATGACAGACCACACTTACTTGTACATCCTCTGGTTCTCAATGATCTGCATGTGACCGTGTGGACAGCCATGATCAGTGTGCGAAATGAACTTGCCCAAGGTGAACTTGTTAAAGGCCAGCTGAATGAGGTCTCCATGCGGGCCCCCGGCAGCCACCAGCGTCAGGTTACACACGGGGCCTCGTCTCGTCTTGAGCGGCCACAACACCTGCAGTTCATATGTCTTGCCCACCGTGCCGTAATACAGTCTGTTGCACTCTGTTATGTGAGAACGGGAGAAGAGGTGtaattcacagagagagagagagagagagagagagagagagagagagagagagagagagagagagagagaaggggtacATGTCTCGTCCTACAACCAAGTTTTCTTAAATTGCTGACAAGTTTTCCAGCGTCACGAGTGagtcttatcttctttttctttatatatatatatatatatatactcgtatatatatatatatatatatatatatatatatatatatatatatatatatatatatatatatatatatatatatatatatatatatatatatatatatatatatatatatatatatatatattttttttttcccgttcccttacctccctcccttccttccccttcctctccctccccacctcccacctcttcctcttcctcaatttgtttgtctatcttctttgcttccttggTCAaacttatctctttctctctctctctctctctctctctctctctctctctctctctctctctctctctcctgggtgTGTTTATGCTGTTGTGTCTCGTGTGGCTGTGTAAGTCTGTGATAACGATTGGACGTGAGCGGTGTGCGGTActgtgtggggtgtgtgtgtgtgtgtgtgtgtgtgtgtgttgtgcttgaTCTGATTACTTCTCTATTTATTATGCGTATACGTATGGACATCAAGGTATTATTATGGTACATTATGGCATTGTATTATGGTATAGTCCTCAGGTAACATTTTATATGTCACTCGCTGCAATCCTGTTACGTCTTGTTCTCATCCTCGTTGCACTAAAAAGTTGCCAGATGTTTCCCGaaaccacagaacacctgagtaCTTATCTGGATAGCGTGGTATTTGACATCATTCATTAAGCTATCCAGTGCTCTCTTTAAAGAAGAATCATTGTATATGtgtaaaatattctttagaGTTTTAGGAGTGGTGCGTAGATAACAACCatatttcacttaaaaaaaaaaaaaatatctagacACTAAAAAATAGTTTTCGATTGATGtatactttttatatcaatattcttctactcttcatgttttaataatcCATAATGTTAGAGTACAGTGAAAAATTTATCAAAAAGGTTTATCTGATAATTGGAATATGTTCCTTAATTAAAGGAGAACCATTgtatatatgtaaaatattattcAGAGTTCTTAGGAGTGGTGCGTTGATAATAACCatattttacttaaaaaaaaaaaaaaaaaaaaaaatatatatatatatatatatatatatatatatatatatatatatatatatatatatatatatatatatatatatatatatatatatatatatatatatatatatatatatatcgacacaaaaggaaaagaagaaaatacatttTGTCGATTGATATCTTGCACTTTTTATGTTAATATTCTTCTACTATTCACGCTCTCATAATCTGTAATCtaagaggaaaaattaagtttaaaagttttatctgataattgggatatgttccttacttaagCTTTCTGATTGCTCTTTCCGCTTTAGCTTGTCGTACATTTGAGTCACCCTTGTATTACTGCTCGTTTTCGATTTGCCTGATTTTGTTACACTGTCTCTGTGCGGTTTTGTCTCTCCCATCCTACACCCGTGAAATTAACGCTGTCTCATGTTTGTTTCTCCTGTCTATCAATACTGTCCATCGCGGAGGATGAAAATAGTGTATTGATGGATAACAAATACTCTTGTCTTTcagatttgtgtttttttttttttcagttagggaaaggaaagtggaaaaagaaaatggaggaaaaacgtACAGGCTGTTTTATTCTTTGCAAAAACATGGAGTGTTctcagaaataaaaataatttcaagtgaccctcacacacacacacacacacacacacacaccaataccaccaccatcaccgccaccaccaccaccaccattacccccGCCTTTTCTCTCAACATATCCTCCATTTATCCACATTTCCACCCATGGCTTCACTCCACCGCCCCCCATTACTCCTCACACTCCACCACTCCCCCATTCTCGcgagcattttctttttttttactcttccttttccttttccttttgtttttgcatctattttactttcctttttacgAGGCTCTACTTCTTCCGGTATTTGGGGTAGcagtgaattctctctctctctctctctctctctctctctctctctctctctctctctctctctctctctctctttctctccctctcgttaTTATGGTAAACTAAGAAtcgtatctttattttttatctatttctttttatttatttatttttttgctccttCCTGTCGTTCATTTATTAAGATTTAGGGACGAATAATAAGATAAACACTATggcctgtattcttaaacgctttgtacTCTATACAATTTAATgagtgacagtgatgatgatgatgatggaagaggaCTGATGAAAATAGGAGGATATTATATAATAGTAATAGGAAGTgacgaaaggaaaaataaagaagaaaaaggaggaagaggagcaggaggaggaggaggaggaggaggaggaggaggagaacgtggAGGACAAAATATAATTGAAAGTGAATTTCTTTGAATTATGGAAAGATAAAagctgaaagaaagagagagagagagagagagagagagagagagagagagagagagagagagagagagagagagacgaggcagacaatgtaaattctctctctctctctctctctctctctctctctctctctctctctctctctctctctctctctctcaaaactttcTTTCTCCCGTGTggctatatattttttgttaccaatatttatctctctctctctctctctctctctctctctctctctctctctctctctctctctctctctctctctctctctctgattttttattttcatttgttttctcatcATATGtcacttattcttctcttctatattctctcctccttgctccttccttctcttctcttcttttcacttctcttctcttcccttctcttctcttctcttctcttctcttgcctgAGGTTAAATGCATCATATCTCTAATGCAGGATTTTGTATATTTCTCTTGGTTTCTCTCGGCGCTCATCCTCTTTGTTTATgtgcatgttgtgtgtgtgtgtctgtccgtctcataggcttttatttctttccttccttccttcctttccttcttgttttttttcttttccttttttcctgtcttccttcctgtcttccttccttccttcctccgttttcttcggtCTGTGTATTTGCATGACAgttcgatgtgtgtgtgtgtgtgtgtgtgtgtgtgtgtgtgtgtgtgcaccacaACCACTAAAAAGAAGTCGAATAGTTTTTGAAAATCTAATTATACTTCCATCAATTCATTTTACATTGCAGACTTTTTGAGGGTTTTAAGAACGAAAACAAAGTGGAGCAACGAACCAGTGAATCGGAAAAAGGAAGCTTCAGTACTGCTCGAGACAAACACTATGAAGCCCCAAGAAGCCCAGGGAGTCAGGCCGAGGTAGTCTTTTCCCTTGAggcaaaatggaaaaattataaagaaagtcTATCCCAAGAATCCCTGGATCTTGTCTCCAAAGATAAATTGGTTGAATTAAGCTGGAGTTCGGAATTCACTTTTGTTCGTACCCGAATTATCTCTTCAGCTCAGTGATATATTTACAGAATGGCTGCTTCTGTGTTAAGTCAAACGGCAAATGTATATAAATCGATACGAATATTTGGTGAAGAGTAtcaatttcatctttttttttcctccctctgttTCCGATATGATATAAATTTCGCATCGAATTTAACCTTTTCGCCACTAGATATTTTCCCATAACATCTATAACTTTTAGACATTCTGTGTAATCCCCCAACCCCCTAAAAAAATAACttactctctttttctgtgtctCTGCAAACACTTTCTTTTTCAGTATTGCTCTCAATGTAAACAGAGGACGAATGTAGGAGAGAAAGGGCTGATAAAGTATAAACTTGCACAGCTGCCTCGAAGATTTGTGCCTCTGTTTTAACTTCCACACCCACGTCCCGCTTTGCAGAGTTCGTTCCTGTCACGCCAAGCTACCTCGGGCCTTCCTCGCCGCACGGCCTTTCATCCCTATCACTCGCCTTACATATGCATTGGCATTTCACTGCATAGAGTATGAGGCAGACGTCAGGTAGTCGTTACGTCCCAAAGAGGTCATGCAGCTTGTAACATGTAAACCTTTTATGTggaatatgaattttttttctttgtgtgtgtgtgtgtgtgtgtgtgtgtgtgtgtgtgtgtgtgtgtgtgtgtgtttgggttacATGCTTTTTTACTGAATTATGTGAGCTTTCTTTTCTAAGGGGCCGCGATAGCTTTGGGGGCCGAGGGGTCCTCAGGCGCACgagttcgaatcctggccacggTCCGGGGGTAGTAAGGGGTAACGGTTCCCATATGCCAAATCAAAGTCTTAGCCCTGATAGACTAGGGAAGCCGAAcgtaaactgaaaaaaaaaaaaagaaaatacatatataagcttTCTTCTTCCTGGAATATGgaggtcttgtgtgtgtgtgtgtgtgtgtgtgtgtgtgtgtgtgtgtgtgtgtacagaaatGCTAATCGAAACCTTTTGTAAATTATAATACTTCGTAGAATGtaatagatttttcttttttgcctttctctcattttcttttccttgtgcATGTACGTCGTGGAATGTCTTAAAGAGCTATtatggcatctctctctctctctctctctctctctctctctctctctcctctctctctctcctctctctctctctctctctctctctctctttctctctgtagaTATATCGGAGTACCTCGCAGAAGCTGagtgagtcttttttttctttcattctcactctctcactctcactctttctttcttttcgtctccaCACATGCCCATCGTTTGATTGGGCGTCTCAGCGGAGTGGCAATTTTCCGGTAACGACTCCACTTTGGTTCTGGAGCGTCATCAGCCTCAATCTTCCCGTTCCAAGGTCAGGCCGAGCTCTGTTTCACGCCGCCATCAAGGGACTAGTAATATCATCTGTATGTCCTTGCTATATGGCATCGctgtcttccaccaccaccaccaccatcaccaccccaccaccaccaccgctgccacgaccaccatcatcatcagtactgcTTACTTCATCACCTGCTTctttttcaccatcaccaccaccatcagtatgtttttttttttttattgtttttacgctctctctctctctctctctctctctctctctctctctctctctctctctctctctctctctctctctctctctctctctgtttgttgttgttgttgttgttgttgttgttgattttcgtcttctccttctcctccttccccttctccttctctttctccttctccttctcctcctcctcctcctccttcttctcctctcctcctcctcctcctcctcctcctcctcctccaatagaCGAAGATACGTAGTTGTTTGGTACTGATTTTCCGACTGACACGTCTCGCAGGATATGACGTCACGACTTTGGGCAACTGAACGGTATCTTTGTGCATCTGTCACTTGAAGGTCATCACATCACCACGCAAACTTCCCCCCCGGAGCctctgaggggaagggaaggagagggacaaCTCGAGAACTCAGAAACTTGGAACGTATTTCACTACACGAaacgataagaagaaaagaaaagaaaagaaaactaatacacgaaaaaaaaaataaataaagaacacaacGTATGCATAGATTTTTATACGTATTTCGTTAGTTTTACGTTTATTTTGGCTGCGTttggtgggagaggaaggtgaggttCTCGTGTGGGTGTTTATTGTGCTCCTTAATTGAAGTACTTGAATGGGGAAAGCCGCCCCGCGGGAGAGAACCTCAGTGGCCCTAAACATTGCCTCGGGGGAACCAGGGGACCTAATGGGGGAAGTGAGTGCCGGAAGTttgtattgtttgtgtgtgtgtgtgtgtgtgtgtgtgtgagagagagagagagagagagagagagagagagagagagagagagagagagagagagagagagagagagagacccactaaATTACGTAATGAAACATGCGCCCCAAACCACTCATTCCGAACTCAATGGTCTGTCAGTAAACCGTGATGGTAAATTAATtgaaacaacgagagagagagagagagagagagagagagagagagagagagagagagagagagagagagagagagagagagagagagagagtacctgcAACACGTATCTCCAGACCACGTATTTCACCTTCTACGATTACCTAAactaaaagacaaagagagaagagaaagaaagagagaataaaagcacTTAATCTCCTAACTCATTAGAATCAATACGTATATatgaacacacatacacttaacACCAGTATCCCTTAATTCTATTTTACTTATAAGAAGGAATGTTTTTAATGGTTTTTAAATAGGCGGCCAAAGGACCTGTTCCCTTTAAACCTGGCTGACTGTTACCTCCCCGccccccatccttccttccccttcactttcccctcccctcccctctcctccagcacacacacacacacacacacacacacacacacacacatgctataTATTCCTCCCCTAAGAATATATTCCTCTGAATACGTAtgtttaaatgagagagagagagagagagagagagagagagagagagagagagagagagagagagagagagagagagagaaggtataaATATAATCGTGTCAGAAATATGTATAAGGGACAAAAATAGAAGCAAACAGACTAAaagaacacacacgcacgcaaacacacactcagtatccttaatctttctctctctctctctctctctctctctctctctctgtcgtcgtcgtcgtcgtcgtcgtcgtggtGCCTGGAGGGGTAAGAGAGCGAGCGGTCATTGAAATACAGAGGAACTTTCCGCCAAAAGGACACTCCTCATGCAGTTTTCATAAGCAGCGTCCACCGAGTCGCCACGGTAACCATGCTGTGGTATTTCTCTTTGAGGTAACTCGCCCAGACATTTTCCCAACATCCGCTCCGCCCAGACCCTTTCCCTCCGATCAGTACTAGGGGCGGTATGTCCTTCTGCCTTCGGTTATATAACTATGCATGTTGGTTTGCTTCCCTTGTCTAGTTATGTattcgttttgtttttgttttcctatctggagacttttgttttatttatgtgtggATGTACCTAActgcctgtctgttttgtctgtctatctgcatttttctattcattcgccaaa harbors:
- the LOC135115885 gene encoding uncharacterized protein LOC135115885, whose amino-acid sequence is MGGVGRRPAERGGRAWVWAWPWVFLLAWAASWVGRAEGCDMGEMRCHDGSCVSADQYCDGEADCPGGEDEPAHCTQCNRLYYGTVGKTYELQVLWPLKTRRGPVCNLTLVAAGGPHGDLIQLAFNKFTLGKFISHTDHGCPHGHMQIIENQRMYKPGFWCGDGLGLAIYYSETPSVSVIITRLPTVNDLTALDDFPSFYVKMTYQFLRREDAVVRYGRQAHPKYLGLRDKTTVCNAFFSNCDQQPCYVQSPNFPGMYPRNTTCYYHLRQAKTPAGTKAIMVLSQKDGRLVHIKSQAQPHDTAERHLKLYGDCYYVGDYVRVYDGNSTTSPVLITFCRGDIVPEIVSSGPDVLIEFTTSAFDKPVHEMPWTHLAGFELKAETRFIPQDAIGEDCRVVIRSSDNSSGWVEGASHSVPPNTTCVWQFLGSPDQVVWITFVYYTRTTQLAKLQGKLCTTQLTIADGVWPNGTTIDTHCRGSEMRTCHRARRLREDTLARPCDRNESYVSSGKSLSVSQFYGDGSIVTKVSFLFRYEFVDRRQAGEWVDDPCTRVIRSDGASSGNLSFTAPRDVFLYGRGGRSAVSCSWRLLGAPDQVVRLTITNLQTGSSGCRREVNRQTKALRCLPGAATHMSMSVSEWPWANVELPLACVCSQDDIPLTEVSHGPDLTLNMTIRGMLTHEDYTHYSFNATYEFLQAPGCIGATRVLTGAAGEVVASSSSSDTKTKCEGFPWLLKTPPKHALFLTLPRASLDNGTCASDTRLFFHVPGQADPVLGVCPAADPAAAITFFWPPPSSTPRLPGQTTPGEEQEVEATEQKDDTDDTSSVHELDLREPGGLGSTLVVAWQPRSASQLRLRWLTTWTPGGPAEQGRLLWRSGAGAAEEWKEEPNHAPCKELCPEIQACIPSELWCDGRQHCPKGSDETVANCLLERIPWLYLTIAVLTLLTLLSITISAVSRHRQQKAKKRQQDARRVSTQESILPKEKSLSAYALDYTDMDFETTV